A window of Lodderomyces beijingensis strain CBS 14171 genome assembly, chromosome: 1 contains these coding sequences:
- a CDS encoding mitochondrial 37S ribosomal protein mS23 has translation MKIQKDAINVLARASSYLQSGVLTEKPLWFDIVAKYPPTHNLIKRAYVQQEPQENDDPRSKLLSLQKPIRELSHDQVFKTRSTKNERANRNREIHRIPKLQFLEDEIRNYFHQQHPWEFARPKNLIENSGDEIGRKCNWSHMLQLHKPLDGESVVQRTIYILTNDPDVNDVFQAYDKARFEFYKLRMREEMESHISKEESMMHGCVFESTNMSWNLANEQNYINDWVELASEETKIMDASASRSSAPAGSLVGGEEGTSSSLFEDLLSSSPTQKDGKAGASPDDQKQE, from the coding sequence ATGAAGATCCAGAAGGATGCAATTAACGTGCTCGCACGAGCATCATCGTACCTTCAGTCGGGGGTTTTAACAGAAAAACCACTTTGGTTCGACATTGTAGCGAAATACCCACCAACACACAACCTTATCAAAAGAGCATATGTCCAACAAGAGCCTCAGGAAAATGACGATCCGAGAAGCAAGCTTCTCAGCTTGCAAAAACCGATACGTGAACTAAGCCATGATCAGGTATTCAAGACGCGCAGCACCAAGAACGAACGTGCCAATCGAAACCGCGAGATCCATCGTATCCCCAAATTGCAATTCTTGGAAGATGAAATTAGAAACTATTTCCACCAGCAACATCCCTGGGAGTTTGCACGTCCCAAgaacttgattgaaaactcGGGCGATGAAATCGGCCGCAAGTGCAATTGGTCGCACATGTTGCAGCTCCACAAGCCGCTCGATGGGGAGTCGGTGGTGCAACGCACCATCTACATCTTGACCAATGACCCCGATGTCAATGACGTATTCCAGGCGTACGACAAGGCCCGTTTCGAGTTTTACAAGTTGCGCATGCGTGAAGAGATGGAGAGCCACATTAGCAAAGAGGAAAGCATGATGCATGGCTGTGTGTTTGAGTCGACCAACATGAGCTGGAATTTGGCTAATGAGCAGAACTATATTAATGACTGGGTCGAGTTGGCTTCGGAGGAGACCAAGATTATGGACGCTAGTGCCAGTAGACTGAGTGCTCCTGCGGGATCCTTAGTTGgcggagaagaaggaacCAGCTCGAGTTTGTTTGAGGatttgttgctgctgctgccgacCCAAAAAGATGGCAAGGCTGGTGCAAGTCCAGatgatcaaaaacaagagtAA